ACGGTACCTAGCTAGCTGTTACATTGCATGGTTGAAACTATTAAGTAAGATTATCCTCGCATCATGCCTTGTATatcttcttatcatcattttggcCAGTGTTGGCCGAACTGCCTGAGGTTAGGTTCGACTCATTTTCGCCATTGTTGGCATAGTTAAAGTTTGGTTCAATGGTTTTCAATTCATGCCATTATTTATAATATACAGTAGTTTGATATATGGGCAGGTCAAGTTGTACATATCACCGATCATACTGCTGTAGAAACTCTAAGCAAGAGGAGTATAGAGCATAATATAAGAGATCATATCCATTAGCATCCAGAAATTGAAGGCAGTGATATCTAACTAGGCCACTGATACACGTAATTACTCATTAATTTGGATAACTCGCAGTGCAATGATTATGCACAgcatataatttatttatttttgatctgtAATAAGGGATTTTATTGAAAGAGGACAGACAAGCTgccaaaaaaattacaagttaCAAACTCCGACCAGGGAACGACAGTGTATCCACCCAAAGAATGGAGAGCTGAGAATTACCAAAACAAGGAACTACAGAGAAGATAAAGACATAAAAACAAGCCAAACAAACAGATCAAGAACCTTACATACAGTATATAATTAAGAGAAACCTTACATTTAAAAACAGACAGAGACTCTGCGAACTGATAAACTATGAGATATTTAACAACGGGTGCAGATGCAAGAGTGGCAAATTTTGAATAGAGAAGATACTAAGATTTTTGCATTATCTATCACTATAATATTTACTCATATACTCCATGCTAGCGAGGAATACGTTAAATTCTGTAGTTTTCTTTTGTAGCTAGAATCACCATGTAAGAAAAGCAGTATCTTGTAGATGCGCCTCTCTAGCTAGTATACTTAAGGTGTCGAAGTTGTTAGCTGGTAATAGTATCCGCGACCTGTGATCAAAGCTCGTTTACATTAAACATTAAAAGGAAATGGCCGAACTCAAAATATTACTTGTACTTGCTTACTATATTTGAGACAATGAGATACACCTTCTCCATTTGCTATGTCAAATTAAGTTCTCGGTTATTCTCTTTTCCATGTTTTGCATACTGAAGCTAAAGACAAAATCTATTTAAGATTAAGGGAGAAGCTCAATGAATTAGCTACTCTAAATACAAAACACACAGATGAACACGTATAATTAGCAACTTGTTGAAACTTTTCATTTCTCATCTCTACCATTACAGAAGTAGGAGTAACAATAATAgttgagaaaaaaatatcagcaagaagaattgttttataaATTTATCATGTATTATGCAGATAGTAACTCTATCATCTTCCATTGCATAGGAAAGGATGGAGTACTAATCCACAACAAAATTAACGCAATTGATCTGTGTACGTACATTTAAAAAGTTCAACACAGTTATGCTTGTTGAACCAACTATTATAGATGAAAATGTGAAACCCACTGCCTTCTTATGAATTGCACAAGAATTTATCGGGGTGAAATCGAACTAATTAGAGAGATAGCTTCAGATCCAAATCTATTTCTTCATTTGAGTATTCCCCCGAGTATTGGCTGCTCGACCCCATTGAGTTGCACCTATCTTTCCTTGTTTTCCTTGTTTGCGCTGAATCCTATACAACGAATAACAGCTTCATTAATTAGTGAAAAGTTGAACTAACAAATTTAAGAAATGAAATGATTTTATAGAAAGTTACCTCCAAGTTAAAGCTCATTAGCGGCCTAGTCATGCCAGGTTGGGTGGCGTACTGACCGCCAAAGAGACCATTGTTTTGATTGCTCCATCTGTTCATTGCAGGATAATTTGGTTAGATATACAGACATTCTTTTGCTTAGTACAGGAATGAATAAGCTTTTAAGCTTGCTGATCAATACCCTAGTTTATGAACATATATGCCTCTAAAAAATTGTGATATATAAAGTCGTTGGGTGATGATACTAACGCCTTAAGTTCCAAACTCGTCACCGCCTAAATCCTACtaaaagataaaagaagtttACCCTAGTTTTATGACGAAGAACACAAAGGACTTGGTCAGTATGAGAAAGTATAATTACCTAGTTGTATTACAAGATTGAGCATCCAAATATCGAGCATCAGTTCCTTCCATCTCTCTGTAGCCCATCTGATCAATTACCAAATTGTGTTATCATTAGTTTTCATTTTGGCAATAATTAAACTCAGGATGGTTCATATGAAATACAAAGGGAAGATGCagaagaaaaaccctaattttagttgATTTTATATTATAATCAAAATACAcctaatttaaagataaaataaGAGATCATTATTGAGTCTAAGATTTCATGTTTTTTGAGATTGATTTCATTCCTATATTTTATTTGATCATATCTCTACCACTGGATATTTTTACTCTTtgactaataataataattaaccaGTGATTAATTACCATGATATTaggatgatgatgttgaggatgATAACCATAAGATGGTGATGAAGAATACGAAGACGAAGGAATCGATGAATTTGTTGTTTCTAGTACTCTCACATCTTCCTGCAACCATTATATTCAACCAAACATCAAAACTTAACCAGGAGATAATTAAGACAAAAATTAAGGATTAAGGTGTGATGAAAGTCTAATTACCTGATGATGATGAAAAGGAGAATTAGGAG
The nucleotide sequence above comes from Papaver somniferum cultivar HN1 chromosome 8, ASM357369v1, whole genome shotgun sequence. Encoded proteins:
- the LOC113302212 gene encoding protein SPEAR1-like; amino-acid sequence: MGSSYFGELSIGGGSNGRSTSSGSGSSSKKGKKSNSDKPKQPQRGLGVAQLEKIRLHQQLGCAYVPPNSPFHHHQEDVRVLETTNSSIPSSSYSSSPSYGYHPQHHHPNIMMGYREMEGTDARYLDAQSCNTTRWSNQNNGLFGGQYATQPGMTRPLMSFNLEDSAQTRKTRKDRCNSMGSSSQYSGEYSNEEIDLDLKLSL